One region of Candidatus Dependentiae bacterium genomic DNA includes:
- a CDS encoding phosphatidylglycerophosphatase A encodes MQLSSLGFKAVAKQIATLGPLGYAPAPGTVGSAVTLLLVYSSHRFMPELFFYTLFIIAISGIAFYVIAAARTEFSTPDPKQIILDEVIGCLFCFYGLNIDWYVLLWGFLLFRFFDITKCLGIGYLEKLPGAWGVLADDIACGLITNGLLRCIALLGMLKA; translated from the coding sequence ATGCAACTATCTAGTTTGGGTTTTAAAGCAGTTGCTAAACAGATTGCTACTCTAGGGCCATTAGGCTATGCTCCAGCACCAGGTACAGTTGGATCTGCTGTTACACTTTTATTGGTCTATAGCTCTCATAGATTTATGCCTGAGTTGTTTTTTTATACTCTTTTTATTATAGCAATTTCAGGCATTGCTTTTTATGTTATTGCTGCCGCACGCACAGAATTTAGTACACCTGATCCAAAACAGATAATACTAGATGAAGTTATAGGATGCTTATTTTGTTTTTATGGTTTAAACATAGACTGGTATGTGCTCCTTTGGGGATTTTTGCTTTTTAGATTTTTTGATATTACCAAATGTTTAGGTATAGGTTACTTAGAAAAACTGCCTGGAGCCTGGGGTGTTTTAGCTGATGATATAGCATGTGGTTTGATTACTAATGGGCTTTTGCGCTGTATAGCTTTACTTGGTATGCTAAAAGCATGA
- a CDS encoding transposase: MNNRSLIGRFKEKLSWVALKSGKSYHEFAEKGTTRTCHACNFIVPNGLAPHVRQWTCPSCLAQHIRDENATYNGLRKTLQDLLLKSKELSLPVPSSGHVLIQ, from the coding sequence ATGAACAATCGTTCGCTTATTGGACGATTTAAAGAAAAACTCTCATGGGTAGCACTTAAGTCCGGCAAATCGTATCATGAGTTTGCTGAAAAAGGCACTACACGCACCTGTCATGCTTGTAATTTTATTGTACCAAACGGTCTTGCGCCTCATGTACGTCAATGGACATGTCCATCATGTTTAGCGCAACACATTCGTGATGAAAATGCTACATACAATGGACTAAGAAAGACCCTGCAGGACCTTTTACTAAAAAGCAAAGAGTTATCTTTGCCAGTGCCCAGCTCGGGCCATGTTCTTATACAATAA
- the glmU gene encoding bifunctional UDP-N-acetylglucosamine diphosphorylase/glucosamine-1-phosphate N-acetyltransferase GlmU translates to MPTEKIQALILAAGKSSRFNTAASKLTFTLCGQEMIAYPVQTLCQLAIPVTVILGYQKEQIRSILEKYTFNNVHYSEQIEQRGTGHAVLSTQKAWHADNILVLNGDMPLINKEIIQELIDTHEQSHATITFVTAHNPDTALGGYGRVIKENGTVAIVEARDFTQDPAEHCCINAGIYLIKRSFLEQELPNLEINRASGELYITDLIKRASDKKQKIETVNAPFDLVRGVNTLKELWVAEQIKKAEIIHYWMDKGVRFMAAQNVAIDQQVALESDTVIGAGVQLRGTTRIASGCTIDAFSIITNSLIGARSTVLSHSVITNSILEEQVQVGPFAHIHRSSTLKDNSVIGNFVEVSKSIVGAKTKAKHLAYVGQSVIGESVTVGAGTVTCNYNSVSKNTTHVEDNVFIGSNTTLIAPVTLGKDCFIAAGSTITHSVPSEALAIARSRQENKPDYAVKLKERYKKQENS, encoded by the coding sequence GTGCCTACAGAAAAAATTCAAGCGCTTATTTTAGCAGCAGGCAAATCGTCTCGCTTTAATACCGCAGCAAGCAAGTTAACCTTTACGTTGTGCGGTCAAGAAATGATCGCTTATCCTGTGCAGACGCTGTGCCAGCTCGCTATACCTGTTACCGTTATACTTGGTTACCAAAAAGAACAAATACGCTCTATTTTAGAAAAGTATACGTTTAATAACGTACACTATAGTGAACAAATTGAGCAACGAGGCACCGGCCATGCAGTACTTTCAACACAAAAAGCATGGCATGCTGACAATATTTTAGTGCTTAATGGCGACATGCCGCTCATTAATAAAGAGATTATCCAAGAACTTATAGATACTCATGAACAATCTCATGCTACTATAACTTTTGTCACTGCTCATAACCCTGATACTGCTCTTGGTGGCTATGGTCGTGTAATAAAAGAAAACGGCACAGTAGCAATTGTAGAAGCACGTGACTTTACGCAAGATCCAGCTGAGCATTGTTGCATAAATGCAGGCATTTATCTTATTAAGCGGAGCTTTTTAGAACAAGAGCTGCCCAACTTAGAGATTAATAGAGCCAGTGGCGAACTCTATATAACCGATCTTATTAAACGAGCAAGCGATAAAAAGCAAAAAATCGAAACAGTAAATGCTCCATTCGATCTTGTACGTGGGGTTAATACTCTTAAAGAGCTCTGGGTAGCTGAGCAGATTAAGAAAGCTGAAATTATACACTACTGGATGGACAAAGGTGTCCGTTTTATGGCAGCACAAAATGTTGCTATTGATCAACAAGTAGCGTTAGAAAGCGATACTGTTATTGGCGCTGGTGTACAACTGCGTGGCACTACACGCATAGCCTCTGGTTGTACTATTGATGCTTTTTCTATTATAACCAACAGCCTTATTGGGGCTCGTAGCACGGTGCTTTCCCATTCTGTTATAACTAATAGTATTCTAGAAGAACAAGTACAAGTAGGACCATTTGCTCACATTCATAGAAGCAGTACTCTTAAAGATAACAGTGTTATAGGCAACTTTGTAGAAGTTTCTAAAAGCATTGTGGGAGCCAAAACCAAAGCAAAACATTTAGCTTATGTAGGCCAATCAGTTATAGGTGAGTCTGTTACTGTGGGAGCAGGTACCGTAACGTGTAATTATAATAGCGTATCTAAAAATACAACGCACGTAGAAGATAACGTCTTTATAGGAAGCAATACTACTCTTATTGCTCCTGTTACTTTAGGCAAAGATTGTTTTATAGCCGCAGGATCGACTATAACGCATAGTGTGCCTAGCGAAGCTTTAGCAATTGCACGCAGCAGACAAGAAAACAAACCCGATTACGCAGTAAAGCTTAAAGAACGGTATAAAAAACAAGAGAATTCATGA
- a CDS encoding exonuclease SbcCD subunit D — protein MIRFVHTADIHFGMENYGRIDAKTGIHTRLLDFERALNFCVDYAVEQKVDFFLFAGDAYKTANPTPTHQRLFMQCFLKLYKAGIPIVMVVGNHDNPLSFGKAHALEIFGQLPVEGFHVISKPQTLVLTTKNGPVQIVGIPWPTRNTAALSNVHAATTATELTQYISTGVSRIIQTMADELDKSMPAVLCGHLTVSSGIFSGSEKRAVYGTDPLFFPSQLAIEPFDYVALGHLHRFQNLNKKSYPPIIYSGSLERIDFGERKEDKGFCSVSLKAKGDTQYEFVPTPTRPFIQVEVDLDGLQNQTDQILTELAKHDLQAAVVKILYHIPVGCKDRVDLNAIQQACVNAMYLVGIIPLRTLEVRERRAALKVDMNLSHLLGAYFDTKPEHKGSKESLIEKALLLELELKDSQETGY, from the coding sequence ATGATACGTTTTGTTCATACTGCTGATATACATTTTGGCATGGAAAATTATGGTCGCATTGATGCAAAAACTGGCATACATACGCGGCTACTCGACTTTGAGCGGGCACTCAACTTTTGTGTTGATTACGCTGTAGAACAGAAAGTTGATTTCTTTTTATTTGCAGGAGATGCCTATAAAACAGCTAATCCTACACCTACCCATCAACGTTTGTTTATGCAATGCTTTTTAAAATTATATAAAGCAGGCATTCCTATAGTTATGGTAGTGGGCAATCATGATAATCCCTTAAGCTTTGGTAAAGCTCATGCTTTAGAAATATTTGGGCAACTGCCTGTTGAGGGATTCCATGTTATCTCTAAACCTCAAACACTAGTACTTACCACTAAAAATGGCCCCGTACAAATTGTAGGTATTCCTTGGCCCACACGCAATACTGCTGCATTGAGTAATGTGCATGCAGCTACTACAGCAACTGAGCTCACTCAGTATATTAGCACTGGGGTAAGCAGAATTATACAAACCATGGCTGACGAACTAGACAAGAGTATGCCTGCAGTACTGTGCGGCCATTTAACCGTAAGCTCAGGAATTTTTTCTGGCTCAGAAAAACGTGCTGTCTACGGCACTGATCCGTTATTTTTCCCTTCGCAACTAGCTATAGAGCCCTTTGATTATGTTGCCCTGGGTCACTTGCATAGGTTTCAGAATTTAAATAAAAAAAGCTATCCACCGATAATTTATTCAGGATCATTAGAACGTATAGATTTTGGTGAACGTAAAGAAGATAAAGGCTTTTGCTCAGTTAGCCTTAAAGCTAAAGGTGATACTCAGTACGAGTTTGTACCTACGCCAACAAGACCTTTTATACAAGTTGAAGTAGATCTTGATGGGCTACAAAATCAGACTGATCAGATTCTTACTGAACTTGCAAAGCACGACCTCCAGGCAGCTGTGGTAAAAATTTTATACCATATTCCTGTAGGATGTAAAGATAGAGTAGACCTAAACGCTATTCAACAGGCATGTGTTAATGCTATGTATCTAGTAGGGATTATACCGTTACGCACTCTTGAAGTTCGCGAACGACGTGCTGCTTTAAAAGTTGATATGAATTTATCCCATTTGCTTGGTGCTTATTTTGATACTAAGCCTGAACATAAAGGCTCTAAAGAATCACTTATCGAAAAAGCATTACTGCTTGAGCTTGAACTTAAAGACTCACAAGAAACTGGTTATTAG
- a CDS encoding ComF family protein, with the protein MKNYVMRLLLTLYTYGIDFIAPSYCAYCRIFLSTRAVYCTTCTELIRTLVSIAVPLINNYELTVLAACDYKEPLKSLILAKTWSDATASKRLAHVIWQHSALKNITFDFLVPVPLHWTRKARRGYNQAALIAHELSVLSGKPVVQCIKRIKRTRFQALLSALARKQNVSDAFVLDVKDKAAYENKTFMLVDDLMTTGSTLQALGKVLVQLKPQKIYAVVACRVASV; encoded by the coding sequence ATGAAAAACTATGTGATGCGTTTATTATTAACGCTTTATACTTATGGTATAGATTTTATTGCTCCTAGCTATTGTGCTTATTGTCGTATTTTCTTATCGACCAGAGCTGTCTACTGTACTACGTGTACTGAGCTTATAAGGACCCTAGTGTCAATTGCGGTGCCACTTATAAATAACTATGAGCTTACGGTACTAGCAGCATGCGATTATAAAGAGCCACTAAAATCACTTATACTGGCTAAAACATGGTCTGATGCAACTGCAAGTAAGCGACTTGCTCACGTCATCTGGCAGCATTCAGCTCTTAAAAATATCACCTTCGATTTTTTGGTTCCAGTACCACTTCATTGGACACGTAAAGCGCGTCGTGGGTACAATCAAGCAGCTCTTATAGCTCATGAGCTGAGCGTCTTAAGTGGTAAACCTGTGGTACAGTGTATAAAGCGCATAAAACGGACGCGTTTTCAGGCACTGCTTTCAGCATTAGCTCGTAAACAGAATGTAAGTGATGCTTTTGTACTTGATGTAAAGGACAAAGCTGCATATGAAAATAAAACATTCATGCTTGTAGACGATCTTATGACAACCGGTTCCACGCTACAAGCTTTAGGTAAAGTACTTGTGCAACTTAAGCCACAGAAGATATATGCTGTAGTTGCCTGTAGAGTTGCAAGTGTTTGA
- the pheT gene encoding phenylalanine--tRNA ligase subunit beta — MKLSIAWIFDHIKANWKEIDIPELMARFSATTAEIEDVKHLSIDLDALTIGRSISTSSKGITVEIPEFKKKAILPERSGIVIDSLYLLKKIGKDYSWAILGDLGSEKEGLVPAVWCNLELIKGGWKKSFEAEDYIITLDNKAITNRPDMWGHRGFAREIAALLNVPLEPEENFLVSKPIKHYPQSAPVSSTNPFTIEIAADTPECGQPCKRLAGMYLPKVEYRDSIIYMAHRLARVDARPLNALVDTTNYVMFDIGQPMHAFDEQKISTHKLVARCAQAGETLELLDGDEIKLLPSDYVITDGIRPLALAGIMGGRASAVTEHTHSLFLESGNFDATTIRKTSVRIKKRTEASARFEKSLDPNNNTQALLRYLKLLDQYGISYQSADAVASVGPLAQEKVISVSHQLIVDRLGMTVAPERVEEILSRLGFGVQSFYNDQQVTYTITVSTARATKDITMPEDFVEEIARFIGYEHIPLVMPERSMAPFDIEPIERLKFIKNHMAFGLSMHEIQTYAFYDEEFLKRIDYGPEATLRIANPLSEHWQRLVSSLIPNALKTVYINSHKQDTLRFFECNRVWFNEGQPVEENELAGIFYEHKKPVDFYAGKAWLQSLFTALHIDVEWCKPSKTLDPWYTGYQAAELKYKGRIIGQAGKVDRNMLSKIAEGDAFIFELDAGFLLHYKPEIVTFKQLSKYPEVHLDISVLVPYSVTVAQLQQAVKGAHPLIKDTQLLDFYEKPEWNLQKSITLSFTLSDETKTLTKDEIDAVWNHVVKSVEKLGATIR, encoded by the coding sequence ATGAAATTATCAATAGCGTGGATATTTGATCATATTAAAGCCAATTGGAAAGAAATAGATATTCCTGAGCTTATGGCCCGTTTTAGTGCCACAACGGCCGAAATTGAAGATGTAAAACATCTATCTATTGATCTTGATGCTCTTACTATTGGGCGTAGTATAAGTACTAGTTCTAAGGGTATTACTGTAGAAATTCCTGAATTTAAGAAAAAAGCTATTCTGCCAGAACGATCTGGTATAGTTATTGATAGCTTATATTTACTAAAAAAAATAGGTAAAGACTACTCATGGGCGATTCTTGGTGATCTGGGTAGTGAGAAAGAAGGTTTAGTTCCAGCAGTATGGTGCAATCTAGAGCTTATAAAGGGTGGCTGGAAAAAGTCTTTTGAAGCAGAGGATTATATAATTACCCTAGATAATAAAGCTATAACTAATCGGCCTGATATGTGGGGTCACAGGGGCTTTGCTCGAGAAATAGCTGCTTTACTTAATGTACCCTTAGAACCTGAAGAAAATTTTTTAGTTTCAAAGCCTATAAAGCATTATCCTCAAAGTGCACCTGTATCTTCAACAAATCCTTTTACCATTGAAATTGCTGCTGATACTCCTGAGTGTGGTCAACCTTGTAAGCGGCTAGCTGGTATGTATCTGCCTAAAGTTGAGTATCGCGATTCAATTATATATATGGCTCATAGACTTGCTCGTGTTGATGCCAGACCACTGAACGCTCTTGTTGATACGACTAATTATGTAATGTTTGATATTGGTCAGCCAATGCATGCTTTTGATGAACAAAAAATATCAACGCATAAGCTTGTTGCGCGCTGCGCGCAAGCAGGTGAAACACTCGAACTGCTTGATGGTGACGAAATAAAGCTCTTACCCAGTGATTATGTGATAACTGACGGTATAAGGCCTTTGGCTTTAGCTGGTATAATGGGTGGCCGTGCAAGTGCGGTAACTGAGCATACTCATTCTTTGTTTTTAGAGTCAGGTAATTTTGATGCAACTACCATAAGGAAAACATCTGTGCGTATTAAAAAGCGTACAGAAGCTTCAGCTCGCTTTGAAAAGAGTTTAGATCCAAACAATAATACTCAAGCGTTACTCCGTTATTTAAAGTTGCTTGATCAGTATGGCATTTCTTACCAATCAGCTGACGCGGTAGCTTCAGTAGGGCCGCTTGCCCAAGAAAAAGTTATTTCTGTTTCGCATCAACTTATCGTAGATCGTTTAGGTATGACGGTAGCCCCCGAACGAGTTGAAGAGATTCTCTCTCGTTTAGGTTTTGGAGTGCAAAGTTTTTATAATGATCAGCAGGTAACCTATACTATTACTGTGTCAACTGCACGTGCTACTAAAGATATTACTATGCCAGAAGACTTTGTTGAAGAAATAGCACGTTTTATTGGCTACGAACATATACCTCTTGTAATGCCTGAGCGCTCTATGGCACCCTTTGATATTGAGCCTATTGAGCGTTTAAAGTTTATTAAAAACCATATGGCTTTTGGTCTTTCTATGCATGAAATACAAACGTACGCCTTTTATGATGAAGAGTTTTTAAAGCGTATTGACTATGGACCAGAAGCTACACTGCGTATAGCTAACCCTTTATCTGAGCATTGGCAACGTCTGGTTTCTTCTTTAATACCTAATGCACTTAAAACGGTGTATATCAATAGCCACAAACAAGATACACTCAGGTTTTTTGAATGTAATCGTGTGTGGTTTAATGAGGGACAACCAGTAGAAGAGAATGAACTTGCGGGTATATTTTATGAGCACAAAAAACCGGTAGACTTCTATGCAGGAAAAGCATGGTTGCAGTCTCTGTTTACAGCTCTACATATAGATGTTGAGTGGTGTAAACCTTCTAAAACTCTTGATCCTTGGTACACCGGTTATCAAGCCGCTGAGCTTAAATATAAAGGCCGAATTATTGGTCAAGCAGGAAAAGTTGACCGTAATATGCTTTCTAAAATAGCTGAAGGTGACGCGTTTATCTTTGAACTTGATGCCGGTTTTTTACTTCATTATAAACCTGAAATAGTAACATTCAAACAATTGTCTAAGTATCCTGAGGTGCATTTAGATATTAGTGTTTTGGTGCCTTATAGTGTTACTGTAGCGCAATTGCAACAAGCAGTTAAAGGCGCTCACCCATTAATTAAAGACACTCAATTACTGGATTTTTATGAAAAACCAGAGTGGAACTTACAAAAATCTATTACTTTAAGTTTTACTCTTAGTGATGAAACTAAAACATTAACGAAAGATGAGATTGATGCAGTATGGAATCACGTCGTCAAATCGGTAGAAAAGCTTGGAGCAACCATAAGGTAA
- a CDS encoding ankyrin repeat domain-containing protein — protein SYRALEIALDAYFEKLIKAVEQDDMSQTAHMIKTGFPITMRDSQGNNLLHRAAQAGSSNVFKYLLKENSKLITHQNKQRLTPLDVMHDNIKPLLLSLLQ, from the coding sequence TCTTATAGGGCTTTAGAAATAGCTCTTGATGCTTATTTTGAGAAATTAATAAAAGCAGTTGAGCAAGACGATATGTCGCAAACTGCTCATATGATAAAGACAGGATTTCCTATTACTATGCGCGATAGCCAAGGTAATAATCTACTGCATAGAGCAGCTCAAGCAGGTAGTAGCAATGTCTTTAAATATCTCTTAAAAGAAAACTCTAAACTTATCACGCACCAAAACAAACAACGGCTCACGCCACTGGATGTTATGCACGATAACATAAAACCGCTATTATTATCGTTATTACAATGA
- the lspA gene encoding signal peptidase II gives MESRRQIGRKAWSNHKVKALVSAICLSILFIVDRVTKLYALEHFSFEHVINPFLSFELVFNRGVSWGLFHGSSTLGFMLLTAVILVGTLVFSREAYKKARQGENVIGELLIITGSVSNILDRVLYNGVIDFIVVHYGAWSWPVFNIADAGIVLGVGSMIIQLIKQHNATI, from the coding sequence ATGGAATCACGTCGTCAAATCGGTAGAAAAGCTTGGAGCAACCATAAGGTAAAAGCGCTTGTATCTGCTATCTGCTTGAGTATACTCTTTATAGTTGATCGTGTTACTAAGCTTTATGCGCTTGAGCATTTTAGCTTTGAGCATGTTATTAATCCGTTTCTCTCATTTGAGCTTGTATTTAACCGCGGTGTCTCCTGGGGTCTCTTTCATGGATCAAGCACGTTAGGATTTATGCTTCTAACTGCTGTTATACTAGTCGGAACGCTTGTTTTTAGTAGAGAAGCGTATAAAAAAGCACGTCAAGGTGAAAATGTTATCGGAGAGTTGCTTATTATTACCGGTTCAGTATCTAATATACTAGATAGAGTACTCTATAATGGCGTAATCGATTTTATAGTAGTTCATTATGGTGCCTGGTCCTGGCCTGTATTTAATATAGCTGACGCTGGTATTGTGCTTGGTGTAGGGAGTATGATTATACAGCTTATAAAGCAGCATAATGCAACTATCTAG